Proteins from one Burkholderia oklahomensis C6786 genomic window:
- the ruvB gene encoding Holliday junction branch migration DNA helicase RuvB: MIETDKLAAERIIAATPASTHEEAFERALRPRQLDEYVGQEKVRDQLEIFIEAAKRRSEALDHVLLFGPPGLGKTTLAHIIAREMGVNLRQTSGPVLERAGDLAALLTNLEANDVLFIDEIHRLSPVVEEILYPALEDYQIDIMIGEGPAARSVKLDLQPFTLVGATTRAGMLTNPLRDRFGIVARLEFYDAEQLSRIVRRSAALLNAQIDPNGALEIAKRSRGTPRIANRLLRRVRDYAEVRADGSITVAVADAALAMLDVDPVGFDLMDRKLLEAILHKFDGGPVGVDNLAAAIGEERDTIEDVLEPYLIQQGFLQRTPRGRVATLLTYRHFGLSAPDAASPVSNLWDTPDAQR; encoded by the coding sequence ATGATCGAAACCGACAAACTCGCCGCCGAGCGGATCATCGCCGCCACGCCCGCGTCTACGCACGAAGAAGCTTTCGAACGCGCGCTGCGCCCTCGCCAGCTCGACGAATACGTCGGCCAGGAGAAGGTGCGCGACCAGCTCGAGATCTTCATCGAGGCCGCGAAGCGCCGCTCCGAAGCGCTCGACCACGTGCTGCTGTTCGGGCCGCCCGGACTCGGCAAGACGACGCTCGCGCACATCATCGCGCGCGAGATGGGCGTGAACCTGCGCCAGACGTCCGGCCCCGTGCTCGAGCGCGCAGGCGACCTCGCCGCGCTCCTCACGAACCTCGAAGCGAACGACGTCCTCTTCATCGACGAAATCCACCGGCTGTCGCCCGTCGTCGAGGAAATCCTGTATCCGGCGCTCGAGGATTACCAGATCGACATCATGATCGGCGAAGGGCCGGCCGCGCGCAGCGTGAAGCTCGACCTGCAGCCGTTCACGCTCGTCGGCGCGACGACGCGCGCGGGCATGCTGACCAATCCGCTGCGCGACCGCTTCGGGATCGTCGCGCGGCTCGAGTTCTACGACGCCGAGCAGCTGTCGCGGATCGTGCGCCGCTCGGCCGCGCTCCTCAACGCGCAGATCGATCCGAACGGCGCGCTCGAAATCGCGAAGCGCTCGCGCGGCACGCCGCGGATCGCGAACCGCCTGCTGCGCCGCGTGCGCGACTACGCGGAAGTGAGGGCCGACGGCAGCATCACTGTGGCCGTCGCGGACGCCGCGCTCGCGATGCTCGACGTCGATCCGGTCGGCTTCGACCTGATGGACCGCAAGCTGCTCGAAGCGATCCTGCACAAGTTCGACGGCGGGCCGGTCGGCGTCGACAACCTCGCCGCCGCGATCGGCGAGGAGCGCGACACGATCGAGGACGTGCTCGAGCCGTACCTGATCCAGCAGGGTTTTTTGCAGCGCACGCCGCGCGGCCGCGTCGCGACGCTCCTCACGTACCGGCATTTCGGGCTCTCCGCTCCTGACGCCGCAAGCCCCGTGAGCAATCTCTGGGACACGCCGGACGCTCAGCGCTGA
- the ruvA gene encoding Holliday junction branch migration protein RuvA, producing the protein MIGRIAGTLLEKNPPHILVDCNGVGYEVDVPMSTFYNLPHTSEKVVLLTQLIVREDAHLLYGFLTPQERSTFRELLKITGVGARMALAVLSGMSVAELSQAVTLQDAARLTRVPGIGKKTAERLLLELKGKLGADLGPLAGAASPSDHATDILNALVALGYSEKEALAAIKNVPAGTGVSEGIKLSLKALSKA; encoded by the coding sequence ATGATCGGTCGCATCGCCGGCACCCTGCTCGAAAAGAATCCCCCGCACATCCTCGTCGACTGCAACGGCGTCGGCTATGAAGTCGACGTGCCGATGAGCACGTTCTACAACCTGCCGCACACGAGCGAGAAGGTCGTGCTGCTGACCCAACTGATCGTCCGAGAGGACGCGCATCTGCTGTACGGCTTCCTCACGCCGCAGGAACGCTCGACGTTCCGCGAGCTGCTCAAGATCACGGGCGTCGGCGCGCGGATGGCGCTCGCCGTGCTGTCCGGAATGAGCGTCGCGGAACTGTCGCAAGCGGTCACGCTGCAGGACGCCGCGCGCCTCACACGCGTGCCCGGCATCGGCAAAAAGACGGCCGAGCGCCTGCTCCTCGAGCTCAAAGGCAAGCTCGGCGCCGATCTCGGCCCGCTCGCCGGCGCGGCGTCCCCGTCCGACCACGCGACCGACATCCTCAACGCGCTCGTCGCGCTCGGCTACTCGGAAAAGGAAGCGCTCGCCGCGATCAAGAACGTGCCGGCCGGCACCGGCGTGTCCGAAGGCATCAAGCTGTCGCTCAAGGCGCTGTCGAAGGCGTAA
- the ruvC gene encoding crossover junction endodeoxyribonuclease RuvC produces MRIIGIDPGLRVTGFGVIDVSGHQLAYVASGVIKTPTADLPTRLGAIYDGISTLIREHTPDQAAIEKVFVNVNPQSTLLLGQARGAAICGLVSGGLPVAEYTALQLKQAVVGYGRATKEQMQEMVARLLSLSGRPGTDAADALGMAICHAHGGNTLNTLGGIAPALAKKGLRVRRGRLVG; encoded by the coding sequence ATGCGAATCATCGGCATCGACCCCGGCTTGCGCGTCACGGGCTTCGGCGTGATCGACGTCAGCGGCCATCAGCTCGCGTACGTCGCAAGCGGCGTGATCAAGACGCCCACGGCCGACCTGCCCACGCGGCTCGGCGCGATCTACGACGGCATCTCGACGCTGATCCGCGAGCACACCCCAGATCAGGCGGCGATCGAAAAAGTGTTCGTCAACGTCAATCCGCAATCGACGCTGCTTCTCGGCCAGGCGCGCGGCGCGGCGATCTGCGGGCTCGTGTCGGGCGGCCTGCCCGTCGCCGAATACACTGCGCTGCAGCTCAAGCAGGCGGTGGTCGGCTACGGCCGCGCGACGAAAGAGCAGATGCAGGAAATGGTCGCACGCCTGCTGAGTCTGTCCGGACGGCCCGGCACCGACGCGGCCGACGCGCTCGGAATGGCGATCTGCCACGCGCACGGCGGCAACACGCTCAACACGCTCGGCGGCATCGCGCCCGCGCTCGCGAAGAAAGGGCTGCGCGTCCGGCGCGGACGGCTCGTCGGGTAA
- the purH gene encoding bifunctional phosphoribosylaminoimidazolecarboxamide formyltransferase/IMP cyclohydrolase: protein MIKQALISVSDKTGIVDFAKALSELGVKLLSTGGTAKLLADAGLPVTEVADYTGFPEMLDGRVKTLHPKVHGGILARRDLPEHMQALEAHGIPTIDLLVVNLYPFVQTIAKDDCTLADAIENIDIGGPTMLRSAAKNHRDVTVVVDPADYAVVLDEMKANGNTIGYKTNFRLATKVFAHTAQYDGAITNYLTSLTEDLQHGSRKPYPATLNLAFDKVQDLRYGENPHQSAAFYRDIATPAGALANYRQLQGKELSYNNIADSDAAWECVKTFDAPACVIIKHANPCGIALGADAAEAYAKAFQTDPTSAFGGIIAFNREVDEAAAQAVAKQFVEVLIAPSFSDAAKQVFAAKQNVRLLEIAPGVATLGDGHNAFDLKRVGGGLLVQSLDSKNVQPRELRVVTKRHPTPKEMDDLLFAWRVAKYVKSNAIVFCGNGMTLGVGAGQMSRVDSARIASIKAQNAGLTLAGSAVASDAFFPFRDGLDVVVTAGATCVIQPGGSVRDDEVIAAADEHNIAMVLTGVRHFRH, encoded by the coding sequence ATGATCAAGCAAGCGCTCATTTCCGTTTCCGACAAGACCGGCATCGTCGACTTCGCGAAAGCGCTGTCCGAACTCGGCGTCAAGCTGCTGTCGACGGGCGGCACCGCGAAACTGCTCGCCGACGCGGGCCTGCCCGTCACCGAAGTGGCCGATTACACCGGCTTCCCGGAAATGCTCGATGGGCGCGTGAAGACGCTGCACCCGAAGGTGCACGGCGGCATCCTCGCGCGCCGCGACCTGCCCGAGCACATGCAGGCGCTCGAAGCGCACGGCATTCCGACGATCGACCTCCTCGTCGTGAACCTGTATCCGTTCGTCCAGACGATTGCGAAGGACGACTGCACGCTCGCCGACGCGATCGAGAACATCGACATCGGCGGCCCGACGATGCTGCGCTCGGCGGCGAAGAACCACCGCGACGTGACGGTCGTCGTCGATCCGGCCGACTACGCGGTCGTGCTCGACGAAATGAAGGCGAACGGCAACACGATCGGCTACAAGACGAACTTCCGCCTCGCGACCAAGGTGTTCGCGCACACCGCGCAGTACGACGGCGCGATCACGAACTACCTGACGAGCCTGACGGAAGACCTGCAGCACGGCTCGCGCAAGCCGTACCCGGCGACGCTGAACCTCGCGTTCGACAAGGTGCAGGACCTGCGCTACGGCGAGAACCCGCACCAGAGCGCCGCGTTCTACCGCGACATCGCGACGCCGGCCGGCGCGCTCGCGAACTACCGCCAGCTGCAGGGCAAGGAACTGTCGTACAACAACATCGCCGATTCGGACGCCGCGTGGGAATGCGTGAAGACGTTCGACGCGCCCGCGTGCGTGATCATCAAGCACGCGAATCCGTGCGGCATCGCGCTCGGCGCGGATGCGGCCGAAGCGTACGCGAAGGCTTTCCAGACCGATCCGACGTCGGCGTTCGGCGGCATCATCGCGTTCAACCGTGAAGTCGACGAAGCCGCGGCTCAAGCGGTGGCGAAGCAGTTCGTCGAAGTGCTGATCGCGCCGTCGTTCTCGGATGCGGCGAAGCAGGTGTTCGCGGCGAAGCAGAACGTGCGCCTGCTCGAGATCGCGCCGGGCGTCGCTACGCTCGGCGACGGCCACAACGCGTTCGACCTGAAGCGCGTCGGCGGCGGCCTGCTCGTGCAGTCGCTCGATTCGAAGAACGTGCAGCCGCGCGAGCTGCGCGTCGTCACGAAGCGCCACCCGACGCCGAAGGAAATGGACGACCTGCTGTTCGCATGGCGCGTCGCGAAGTATGTGAAGTCGAACGCGATCGTGTTCTGCGGCAACGGGATGACGCTCGGCGTCGGCGCGGGCCAGATGAGCCGCGTCGATTCGGCGCGCATCGCGAGCATCAAGGCGCAGAACGCGGGCCTCACGCTCGCCGGCTCGGCGGTCGCGTCGGACGCGTTCTTCCCGTTCCGCGACGGCCTCGACGTCGTCGTCACGGCGGGCGCGACCTGCGTGATCCAGCCGGGCGGCTCGGTGCGCGACGATGAAGTGATCGCCGCCGCCGACGAGCACAACATCGCGATGGTGCTGACGGGCGTGCGCCACTTCCGCCACTGA
- a CDS encoding Fis family transcriptional regulator, whose amino-acid sequence MSKHNIEQCVRDSLDGYFRDLDGSNPHDVYEMVMSCVEKPMLEVVLEQAGGNQSLAAEYLGINRNTLRKKLQQHGLL is encoded by the coding sequence ATGAGCAAGCACAACATCGAACAATGCGTCCGCGACAGCCTGGATGGCTACTTCCGGGATCTCGACGGCTCCAATCCGCACGACGTCTATGAGATGGTGATGTCGTGCGTCGAAAAGCCTATGCTCGAAGTCGTGCTCGAACAGGCGGGCGGCAACCAGTCGCTCGCCGCGGAGTACCTCGGCATCAATCGCAACACGCTGCGCAAGAAGCTGCAGCAGCACGGCCTGCTGTAG
- the dusB gene encoding tRNA dihydrouridine synthase DusB gives MPVLGSHVLRNNLFVAPMAGVTDRPFRQLCKRLGAGYAVSEMVASNAQLWKSEKTMRRANHAGEVEPIAVQIAGADPAMMAEAARHNVANGAQIIDINMGCPAKKVCNVAAGSALLQNEPLVQRIVEAVVAAVGTGPDAVPVTLKIRTGWDREHKNAITVAKLAEAAGISMLTVHGRTRADLYRGDAEYDTIAAVKAAVRIPVVANGDITSPHKAKAVLDATGADALMIGRAAQGRPWLFREIGHFLQSGELLPPPRIDEIRQVMNEHLEDHYAFYGEFTGVRTARKHIGWYTRGLSGANGFRHRMNTLDSTREQLAAVNEFFDAQQALSDRLVYVDEEDGGRGEPGDPNQ, from the coding sequence ATGCCCGTCCTAGGCTCTCACGTCCTGCGCAACAATCTGTTCGTCGCCCCGATGGCGGGCGTCACGGACCGGCCGTTCCGCCAGCTGTGCAAGCGGCTCGGCGCGGGCTACGCCGTGTCCGAGATGGTCGCGTCGAACGCGCAGCTGTGGAAGAGCGAGAAGACGATGCGCCGCGCGAACCACGCGGGCGAGGTCGAACCGATCGCGGTGCAGATCGCGGGCGCCGATCCGGCGATGATGGCCGAGGCCGCGCGTCACAACGTCGCGAACGGCGCGCAGATCATCGACATCAACATGGGCTGTCCGGCGAAGAAGGTCTGCAACGTCGCCGCCGGCTCCGCGCTGCTGCAGAACGAGCCGCTCGTGCAGCGAATCGTCGAGGCGGTGGTCGCCGCGGTCGGCACGGGGCCCGATGCGGTGCCCGTCACGCTGAAGATCCGCACCGGCTGGGACCGCGAGCACAAGAACGCGATCACGGTCGCGAAGCTCGCCGAGGCGGCCGGCATCTCGATGCTGACCGTGCACGGCAGAACCCGCGCCGATCTGTACCGCGGCGACGCCGAATACGACACGATCGCGGCCGTGAAAGCCGCGGTGCGCATTCCGGTCGTCGCGAACGGCGACATTACGTCGCCGCACAAAGCGAAGGCGGTGCTCGATGCGACGGGCGCCGACGCGCTGATGATCGGCCGCGCCGCGCAAGGAAGGCCGTGGCTCTTTCGCGAAATCGGTCATTTCCTGCAAAGCGGCGAGCTCCTGCCGCCGCCGCGCATCGACGAGATCCGCCAGGTGATGAACGAGCACCTCGAGGATCACTACGCGTTCTACGGCGAATTCACGGGAGTCCGTACTGCGCGCAAGCACATCGGCTGGTACACTCGCGGCCTTTCCGGTGCCAACGGGTTCCGGCACCGGATGAACACGCTCGATTCCACGCGCGAGCAACTTGCCGCCGTCAACGAATTCTTCGACGCGCAACAGGCATTGTCCGACCGCCTCGTCTACGTGGACGAAGAAGACGGCGGCCGCGGCGAGCCGGGCGATCCTAACCAATAA
- a CDS encoding UbiH/UbiF/VisC/COQ6 family ubiquinone biosynthesis hydroxylase produces the protein MTTAAPSPAFDFDIAIVGAGPVGLALAGWLARRSATRALSVALIDARDPDASATDPRAIAVSQGSRMLLDTLGWPGDATPIEHIHVSQRGHFGRTLIDRDEHDLAALGYVVRYGSIVQALARAVRGTHAHWFTSTSAHSPTQDADGVTITLDAPQGTRELRARVLVNAEGGLFDDRKRKLTESAKSRDYGQTALVGTVTVSAPRPRVAWERFTAEGPLALLPLGGPRQADYALVWCCAPDVARRRGELSDDAFLQELGAMFGARMGRFTQIVGRAAFPLGLAAAETLVDGRIAIVGNAAQTLHPVAGQGLNLGLRDAHTLAETLSEHGATPLALATFNARRALDRRLTIGATDTLARLFTIDSRPLAVLRGAALTALEFAPPLKTAIARQMMFGQRR, from the coding sequence ATGACGACCGCCGCCCCTTCGCCTGCTTTCGACTTCGATATCGCGATCGTCGGCGCCGGGCCAGTCGGGCTCGCGCTCGCCGGCTGGCTCGCGCGCCGCAGCGCGACCCGCGCGCTGTCCGTCGCGCTGATCGACGCGCGCGATCCCGACGCGAGCGCGACCGATCCGCGCGCGATCGCCGTGTCGCAGGGCAGCCGGATGCTGCTCGATACGCTCGGCTGGCCGGGCGACGCGACGCCGATCGAGCACATCCACGTGTCGCAGCGCGGCCACTTCGGCCGCACGCTGATCGATCGCGACGAGCACGACCTCGCAGCGCTCGGCTACGTCGTGCGCTACGGCTCGATCGTGCAGGCGCTCGCGCGCGCGGTACGCGGCACGCACGCGCACTGGTTCACGTCGACGTCCGCGCATTCGCCGACGCAGGACGCCGACGGCGTGACGATCACGCTCGACGCGCCGCAAGGCACGCGCGAGTTGCGCGCGCGCGTGCTCGTCAATGCGGAAGGCGGCCTCTTCGACGACCGGAAACGCAAGCTGACCGAGAGCGCGAAGAGCCGCGACTACGGGCAGACGGCGCTCGTCGGCACCGTCACGGTGTCTGCGCCGCGGCCGCGCGTCGCGTGGGAGCGCTTCACCGCCGAAGGCCCGCTCGCGCTGCTGCCGCTCGGCGGCCCGCGGCAGGCGGACTACGCGCTCGTCTGGTGCTGCGCGCCCGATGTCGCGCGGCGGCGCGGCGAACTGTCCGACGACGCGTTCCTGCAGGAACTCGGCGCGATGTTCGGCGCGCGGATGGGGCGCTTCACGCAAATCGTCGGGCGCGCGGCGTTCCCGCTCGGACTCGCCGCGGCGGAGACGCTCGTCGACGGCCGGATCGCGATCGTCGGCAACGCCGCGCAGACGCTGCATCCGGTCGCGGGCCAGGGGCTCAACCTCGGGCTGCGCGATGCGCACACGCTCGCCGAGACGCTGTCCGAGCACGGCGCGACGCCGCTCGCGCTCGCGACGTTCAACGCGCGCCGCGCGCTCGACAGGCGCCTCACGATCGGCGCGACCGACACGCTCGCACGCCTCTTCACCATCGACTCGCGGCCGCTCGCCGTGCTGCGCGGCGCGGCGCTCACCGCGCTCGAATTCGCGCCGCCGCTCAAGACCGCGATCGCGCGGCAGATGATGTTCGGGCAACGGCGGTGA
- a CDS encoding aminopeptidase P N-terminal domain-containing protein, which yields MNQPTEPAIALDVYRQRRDRVLASLRAQGGGVAIVPTAPEVLRNRDNGYPYRHDSYFHYLTGFTEPDALLVLDASATGDAPRAILFCRAKNPEREIWEGFHFGPEAAREAFGFDAAFPYDALDAEMPRILADAHALFYRFGASAEFDGRLNGWLDAVRSRARAGVAAPGAAFDLGPLLDDMRLIKDAHEQAIMRRAAGISALAHRRAMAACRPGIREYELEAELLHTFRRHGAQSPAYGSIVATGANACVLHYPAGDAIVEDGDLILIDAACELDGYASDITRTFPANGRFSGPQRALYDIVLAAQEAAIAATRAGTAFDAPHDAAVRVLAQGMLDTGLVPKTRFASVDDVIAERAYTRFYMHRTGHWLGMDVHDCGDYRERAAPRDDDGALPSRVLHSGMALTIEPGLYVRPADDVPQAFWDIGIRIEDDAFVTPTGCELITRDVPVAADEIEALMRDAQTRTARPQP from the coding sequence ATGAATCAGCCGACCGAACCCGCCATCGCCCTCGACGTCTACCGCCAGCGCCGCGACCGCGTGCTGGCCTCGCTGCGCGCGCAAGGCGGCGGCGTCGCCATCGTGCCCACCGCGCCGGAAGTGCTCCGCAATCGCGACAACGGCTACCCGTACCGGCACGACAGCTATTTCCACTACCTGACGGGCTTCACCGAGCCCGACGCGCTCCTCGTCCTCGACGCGTCGGCGACGGGCGACGCGCCGCGCGCGATCCTGTTCTGCCGCGCGAAGAATCCCGAGCGGGAGATCTGGGAAGGGTTCCATTTCGGGCCCGAAGCCGCGCGCGAAGCGTTCGGCTTCGACGCCGCGTTCCCGTATGACGCGCTCGACGCCGAGATGCCGCGCATCCTCGCCGATGCGCACGCGCTCTTCTACCGCTTCGGCGCATCGGCCGAATTCGACGGCCGCCTGAACGGCTGGCTCGACGCGGTGCGCTCGCGCGCCCGCGCAGGCGTCGCCGCCCCCGGCGCCGCGTTCGATCTCGGGCCGCTGCTCGACGACATGCGGCTTATCAAGGACGCGCACGAGCAGGCGATCATGCGCCGCGCGGCCGGAATTTCCGCGCTCGCGCACCGCCGCGCGATGGCCGCATGCCGCCCCGGCATCCGCGAATACGAACTCGAAGCCGAGCTGCTCCACACGTTCCGCCGCCACGGCGCGCAATCGCCCGCGTACGGCTCGATCGTCGCGACGGGCGCGAACGCGTGCGTGCTCCACTATCCGGCGGGCGACGCGATCGTCGAGGACGGCGACCTGATCCTGATCGACGCGGCATGCGAGCTCGACGGCTACGCATCCGACATCACCCGCACGTTCCCGGCGAACGGCCGCTTTTCGGGCCCGCAGCGCGCGCTCTACGACATCGTGCTCGCCGCGCAGGAAGCAGCGATCGCGGCGACGCGCGCGGGCACGGCGTTCGACGCGCCGCACGACGCCGCGGTGCGCGTGCTCGCACAGGGCATGCTCGATACCGGCCTCGTGCCGAAGACACGCTTCGCGAGCGTCGACGACGTGATCGCCGAGCGCGCGTACACGCGCTTCTACATGCACCGCACGGGCCACTGGCTCGGGATGGACGTGCACGACTGCGGCGACTACCGCGAGCGCGCCGCGCCGCGCGACGACGACGGCGCGCTGCCGTCGCGCGTGCTGCACTCGGGGATGGCGCTCACGATCGAGCCGGGGCTGTACGTGCGTCCGGCCGACGACGTGCCGCAGGCGTTCTGGGACATCGGCATCCGGATCGAGGACGACGCGTTCGTCACGCCGACGGGATGCGAGCTGATCACGCGCGACGTGCCGGTGGCCGCCGACGAGATCGAGGCGCTGATGCGCGATGCGCAGACCCGGACCGCCCGCCCGCAGCCGTGA
- a CDS encoding glutathione S-transferase family protein, protein MMKLIGSLSSPFVRKARIVLAEKKIDYKLELENVWAPDTGIHASNPLGKVPCLVMEDGAAVFDSRVICEYVDTLSPVGKLIPPSGRERVEVRCWEALGDGVLDASVAIRIEHTQREALQRSDAWIARQQRKIDDGLVAMSQGLGGKTWCVGNHYTLADIALGCTLGYLDFRMPEINWRERHPNLDKHFVKLAQRQSFVDTVPQ, encoded by the coding sequence ATGATGAAATTAATCGGTTCGCTCAGCAGCCCGTTCGTCCGCAAGGCGCGAATCGTGCTCGCTGAAAAGAAGATCGACTACAAGCTGGAGCTCGAGAACGTCTGGGCGCCGGACACCGGCATCCATGCGTCGAACCCGCTCGGCAAGGTGCCGTGCCTCGTGATGGAAGACGGCGCCGCCGTGTTCGATTCGCGCGTGATCTGCGAATACGTCGACACGCTTTCGCCCGTCGGAAAGCTGATCCCGCCGTCCGGACGCGAGCGCGTCGAGGTGCGCTGCTGGGAGGCGCTCGGCGACGGCGTGCTCGACGCGTCGGTCGCGATTCGTATCGAGCACACGCAGCGCGAGGCGCTGCAGCGCAGCGATGCGTGGATCGCGCGCCAGCAGCGCAAGATCGACGACGGCCTCGTCGCGATGTCGCAGGGCCTGGGCGGCAAGACGTGGTGCGTCGGCAATCACTACACGCTGGCCGACATCGCGCTCGGCTGCACGCTCGGCTACCTCGATTTCCGGATGCCCGAGATCAACTGGCGCGAGCGCCATCCGAATCTCGACAAGCATTTCGTGAAGCTGGCGCAGCGCCAGTCGTTCGTCGACACGGTTCCGCAGTGA
- a CDS encoding FMN-binding glutamate synthase family protein, which produces MLSRRYLAMWCAVALFAAVAVLAARHAISWLWIVPVAALVALGLYDLKQDRHAILRNYPLWGHLRFLFEFIRPEIRQYFVEDDTDEKPFSRAQRSLVYQRAKNVADNRPYGTELDVKAVAHEWISHSLAPTKLAGHDFRVRVGAMRKAPYDISIFNISAMSFGALSANAIRALNLGAKKGGFAHDTGEGSLSKYHREHGGDIIWEIGSGYFGCRRDDGSFDPDKFEKQARDPQVKMIEVKLSQGAKPGHGGVLPAAKITPEIAETRGVPMGRDCVSPAAHSAFSTPRGLLEFVERLRELSGGKPTGFKLCVGHPWEFFGIAKAMLETGIVPDFIVVDGAEGGTGAAPLEFTDHVGVPLQEGLLLVHNTLVGIGLRDQVKLGASGKIITAFDIARTLAIGADWVNSARGFMFAVGCIQAQHCHTDRCPTGVATQDPVRQRALVVPDKAERVHSFHRNTLHALQELVQAAGLSHPSELRAHHIVQRVAPHEVRLMSQLLKYLEPGALLNGGHCGFSLYETWWPVARSDSFSPGEGAYARIGASAPARA; this is translated from the coding sequence ATGCTTTCTCGACGCTATCTCGCGATGTGGTGCGCGGTCGCCCTCTTCGCGGCCGTCGCCGTGCTTGCGGCCCGGCATGCGATCTCGTGGCTGTGGATCGTGCCCGTCGCCGCGCTCGTCGCGCTCGGCCTGTACGACCTGAAGCAGGACCGCCACGCGATCCTGCGCAACTACCCGCTCTGGGGCCATCTGCGCTTCCTGTTCGAATTCATCCGTCCTGAAATCCGCCAGTACTTCGTCGAAGACGACACCGACGAAAAACCGTTCTCGCGCGCGCAGCGCAGCCTCGTCTACCAGCGCGCGAAGAACGTCGCCGACAACCGGCCGTACGGCACCGAGCTCGACGTGAAGGCGGTCGCGCACGAATGGATCAGCCATTCGCTCGCGCCGACGAAGCTGGCCGGCCACGATTTCCGGGTCCGCGTCGGCGCGATGCGCAAAGCGCCGTACGACATCTCGATCTTCAACATCTCGGCGATGAGCTTCGGCGCGCTGTCGGCGAACGCGATCCGCGCGCTGAACCTGGGCGCGAAGAAAGGCGGCTTCGCGCACGACACGGGCGAAGGCTCGCTGTCGAAATATCACCGCGAGCACGGCGGCGACATCATCTGGGAGATCGGCTCCGGCTACTTCGGCTGCCGCCGCGACGACGGCTCGTTCGATCCGGACAAGTTCGAGAAGCAGGCGCGCGACCCGCAGGTGAAGATGATCGAGGTGAAGCTGTCGCAGGGCGCGAAGCCCGGCCACGGCGGCGTGCTGCCCGCCGCGAAGATCACGCCCGAGATCGCCGAGACGCGCGGCGTGCCGATGGGCCGTGATTGCGTGTCGCCCGCCGCGCATTCGGCGTTCTCGACGCCGCGCGGGCTGCTCGAGTTCGTCGAGCGGCTGCGCGAGCTGTCGGGCGGCAAGCCGACGGGCTTCAAGCTGTGCGTCGGCCATCCGTGGGAATTCTTCGGGATCGCGAAGGCGATGCTCGAGACGGGCATCGTGCCGGACTTCATCGTCGTCGACGGCGCGGAAGGCGGCACGGGCGCGGCGCCCCTCGAATTCACCGATCACGTCGGCGTGCCGCTGCAGGAGGGGCTCCTCCTCGTGCACAACACGCTCGTCGGGATCGGGCTGCGCGATCAGGTGAAGCTCGGCGCGAGCGGCAAGATCATCACCGCGTTCGACATCGCGCGCACGCTCGCGATCGGCGCGGACTGGGTGAACTCGGCGCGCGGCTTCATGTTCGCGGTCGGCTGCATCCAGGCGCAGCACTGCCACACGGACCGTTGCCCGACGGGCGTCGCGACGCAGGACCCGGTGCGCCAGCGCGCGCTCGTCGTGCCGGACAAGGCGGAGCGCGTCCACAGCTTCCATCGCAACACGCTGCACGCGCTGCAGGAACTCGTGCAGGCGGCGGGGCTGTCGCATCCGTCCGAGCTGCGCGCGCATCACATTGTGCAGCGCGTCGCGCCGCACGAAGTGCGGCTGATGTCGCAGTTGCTCAAGTATCTGGAGCCGGGCGCGCTGCTGAACGGCGGCCATTGCGGCTTCTCGCTGTACGAGACGTGGTGGCCCGTCGCGCGCAGCGACTCGTTCTCGCCCGGCGAGGGCGCGTACGCGCGCATCGGCGCAAGCGCGCCGGCGCGCGCCTAG